The Candidatus Methylomirabilota bacterium genome has a segment encoding these proteins:
- a CDS encoding insulinase family protein, producing the protein KLTQATVSLARPGIRQDHPDYFPLVVANYILGGGSASRLYTKVREERGLAYSVYSGLGPGRYGSSYFVGLQTRLETVDEAVRLVKEELARMAREPVTARELELAKAYLIGSYPLRTDTSGKMAGLLVAVEENQLGLDWPDRFKAGVSRVTATDVRRVATTYMDPATFSSVTVGK; encoded by the coding sequence GCAAGCTGACGCAGGCGACGGTGTCGCTAGCGCGGCCGGGGATACGCCAGGATCACCCAGATTATTTCCCGCTCGTGGTCGCGAACTACATCCTGGGTGGTGGCTCGGCCTCACGGCTTTACACGAAGGTGCGGGAGGAGCGCGGGCTCGCGTACTCCGTCTACAGCGGCCTCGGCCCCGGTCGCTATGGCTCGTCCTACTTCGTGGGGCTCCAGACACGACTTGAGACCGTGGACGAGGCCGTGCGCTTGGTGAAGGAAGAGCTGGCGCGTATGGCGCGCGAGCCCGTCACAGCGCGTGAGCTCGAGCTGGCCAAGGCGTACCTGATCGGCAGCTACCCGCTTCGGACCGACACCTCGGGCAAGATGGCGGGGCTCCTGGTGGCGGTGGAGGAGAACCAGCTCGGTCTGGACTGGCCCGACCGCTTCAAGGCTGGGGTCTCGCGCGTCACCGCCACGGACGTCAGGCGCGTGGCGACGACCTACATGGACCCGGCGACATTCTCGTCGGTCACCGTCGGGAAATAG